A region from the uncultured Sunxiuqinia sp. genome encodes:
- a CDS encoding FecR domain-containing protein: MNLEFYISDLIAKKIKGSLSDEEERFLAEWEAEKKENSDLLRRLLQSPREDYLRKEKIRQTIKKDKGWQHIKAGIRIRSRRRTIIKYTQSVAAVFAVFVVSVYMISTYKNSNHTSEHRVANYKQAMLVTGDGEIYPLDVTKESFVDPSNLENNISHLVQNKKQGFISFFRSAVSDTIIVPRGAKYKFTLMDGTKVWLNSNSKLVFPTQFEGNIRKISLNGEGFFEVAPNKAVPFIIDVDEAEVKVIGTAFNINAYDEKHEMVTTVVEGKVIVNDDHWEKKELLMANEQLCVNTLTGVVQRKELDAAMFTAWTRGRLVFENESLDSLMKRLERLYDVNIMISDDVDKTIKFTGDIKRYDDLNDVLDMLATTQNVKFSMDGHDVVVSK; the protein is encoded by the coding sequence ATGAATTTAGAATTCTATATTTCTGATCTAATTGCAAAGAAAATAAAGGGCAGTCTATCAGATGAGGAAGAGCGGTTTTTGGCAGAGTGGGAAGCTGAAAAAAAGGAAAATTCTGATTTGCTGAGAAGGTTACTTCAGTCGCCTCGCGAAGATTACTTGCGTAAGGAGAAGATCCGACAAACCATCAAAAAGGATAAAGGCTGGCAACATATAAAAGCTGGGATTAGGATAAGAAGCCGACGGAGAACGATTATAAAATATACACAATCTGTCGCAGCTGTTTTCGCAGTATTTGTGGTAAGTGTGTACATGATTTCTACTTATAAAAATTCTAATCATACATCAGAGCATCGTGTAGCTAATTACAAACAAGCCATGCTTGTTACCGGAGATGGCGAAATATATCCATTGGACGTCACTAAAGAATCCTTCGTTGATCCGTCAAACCTAGAAAATAATATCAGCCATCTGGTTCAAAATAAAAAACAAGGCTTTATTTCGTTTTTTCGATCAGCAGTGTCCGATACAATCATTGTTCCCAGGGGCGCGAAATACAAGTTTACTCTTATGGATGGAACCAAAGTCTGGTTGAATTCCAATTCTAAACTAGTGTTTCCCACCCAGTTTGAAGGAAATATTAGAAAGATATCACTTAATGGAGAAGGATTTTTCGAGGTTGCTCCCAACAAGGCTGTTCCCTTTATTATTGATGTTGATGAAGCAGAAGTAAAAGTAATTGGCACGGCATTCAATATAAATGCTTATGATGAAAAACATGAAATGGTGACAACAGTTGTTGAAGGTAAAGTTATTGTAAATGATGACCATTGGGAAAAGAAAGAGCTACTGATGGCCAACGAGCAGTTATGTGTGAACACCTTAACGGGAGTTGTGCAGAGGAAGGAGTTAGATGCTGCTATGTTTACAGCCTGGACGCGTGGACGATTGGTTTTTGAGAATGAAAGTTTGGACAGTTTGATGAAGAGGCTTGAACGATTGTATGACGTAAACATAATGATCTCCGACGATGTTGATAAGACAATTAAATTCACGGGTGACATTAAACGATATGACGATCTGAATGACGTTTTGGATATGTTGGCAACAACGCAAAATGTCAAATTTAGCATGGATGGTCATGATGTAGTCGTTAGTAAATGA
- a CDS encoding RNA polymerase sigma-70 factor — protein sequence MNRLSSKKFNDRPKVVSDEEFEALYGEYYDSFVLFGQKFIHDQTVVEDIVQEAFIKFWLRKNNFDNEYAIQAFLYKAVRNSCVNYLDHLRVRQKFSQEVAPFVYSEEYFSQHVIEEEVHRIINEAVQQLPESAREIYLMSLNGIKNNEIAEDLNISVNTVKTQKMRAKKILREKLKKINLILLCL from the coding sequence ATGAATAGGCTGTCTTCTAAGAAATTCAATGACCGACCAAAGGTTGTGAGTGATGAGGAATTTGAAGCCCTTTACGGAGAATACTATGACTCATTCGTGTTATTTGGTCAAAAATTTATTCATGATCAAACGGTAGTTGAGGATATTGTACAGGAAGCATTTATCAAATTTTGGTTGAGAAAAAATAATTTTGACAATGAGTATGCGATACAAGCATTTTTATATAAAGCTGTCCGAAACTCCTGCGTCAATTACTTGGATCATCTTCGGGTGCGTCAAAAATTTAGTCAGGAAGTAGCACCTTTTGTCTATAGTGAGGAGTATTTCTCGCAACATGTTATCGAAGAAGAAGTACACCGTATTATTAATGAAGCGGTACAGCAACTTCCAGAATCAGCTCGGGAGATTTATTTAATGAGTTTGAATGGTATTAAGAACAATGAAATAGCGGAAGACTTGAATATTTCAGTCAATACAGTAAAAACTCAGAAGATGAGAGCCAAAAAGATTCTACGAGAGAAATTGAAAAAAATAAATCTCATTTTACTTTGTTTATGA
- a CDS encoding DUF4249 family protein has protein sequence MKKRFSFFVLFIVALSACVQDIDLNFQSNENKIAITCFFNPDSIWKVNVYSTFSINETDSQTGIDDAQVQIRGEDGTKILLINMGNGMYLAHEKPKPEVVYNLTVYLAGHDTITATSSIPSKSQLNGIESGKLPEDVVLQNNIWTEMYPTSFTVVPPSQQEQCFRIRAMVFDTVKGYNTYHFDENSFLRMRQLGVDQTAIDKLAPLSGQTFYGDICSKLGNYLTKGEQSTNCDKIGQAAFLGKTTQRQAGGYSLIDCISNIGLFYQTTYETYTLLGKFSKEVPVKIYTNNFYKGEYWLECLDLSKEYYQFQKDYLLQLSNRGNLNAAPVIVYSNIQNGTGIFAGYQKQMIHLITYQMILKDNFSSLHSF, from the coding sequence ATGAAAAAAAGATTCTCATTTTTTGTGTTATTCATTGTTGCTTTGTCAGCCTGTGTTCAGGATATCGACCTGAATTTTCAGTCTAATGAAAATAAAATTGCCATAACTTGTTTCTTCAACCCCGATTCTATTTGGAAGGTAAATGTTTATAGTACATTTTCAATTAACGAAACAGATAGCCAAACAGGAATTGATGACGCTCAGGTGCAAATTAGAGGGGAAGACGGCACAAAGATACTCCTGATAAACATGGGAAATGGCATGTATTTAGCTCACGAAAAGCCCAAACCCGAAGTTGTTTATAATTTGACCGTGTATTTGGCAGGGCATGATACGATAACTGCAACCAGCAGCATCCCCTCCAAATCACAACTAAATGGAATTGAGTCAGGAAAACTTCCCGAAGATGTTGTTCTGCAAAACAATATTTGGACTGAAATGTATCCCACTAGTTTTACTGTTGTCCCACCATCTCAACAGGAACAGTGTTTTAGGATTCGAGCTATGGTATTCGATACTGTGAAAGGATACAATACCTACCATTTTGATGAGAATTCATTTCTACGGATGAGACAGTTGGGTGTTGACCAAACGGCTATTGATAAACTGGCTCCATTGTCAGGGCAAACCTTTTATGGTGATATTTGCTCTAAACTGGGAAATTACCTCACAAAAGGAGAGCAATCGACTAATTGTGACAAAATTGGTCAAGCAGCCTTTTTAGGGAAAACAACTCAGCGACAAGCTGGTGGTTACAGTTTAATTGATTGCATTTCAAATATTGGTTTGTTTTATCAAACTACTTACGAAACATACACCCTGTTAGGGAAATTCTCGAAGGAAGTGCCTGTGAAAATCTACACGAATAATTTTTATAAGGGAGAATATTGGTTGGAGTGCCTGGATCTAAGTAAAGAGTATTATCAGTTTCAGAAAGATTATTTGCTACAGCTTTCAAACCGGGGCAACTTGAATGCAGCGCCCGTTATTGTTTATTCCAACATTCAAAATGGGACTGGGATTTTTGCGGGATACCAAAAACAGATGATCCACCTGATTACTTATCAAATGATTCTAAAAGACAATTTCTCTTCACTGCATTCATTCTAA
- a CDS encoding TonB-dependent receptor plug domain-containing protein, whose protein sequence is MREVLSVLALVMVCIYSHGQNVQVGGTVVDIETGETLIHAHVYNLHTGIGVISNDYGFFSIPVSANDSVVLEISYVGYEKKIVRKKAESDLRLTIALKTDNELHSIVVKGRSENVNSQGSPDRIALIGSQLEKIPGLLGERDIIKSLQLLPGIQMGKEGSSGLYVRGGDASQNLILLDGVPVYNINHLFGFFSVFTPEAVKSVDVYKGGFPARYEGRLSSVIDVRLKEGNLYKKNLDISVGTISSKVVYESPIKKGKSSFLVAARRTYADLFYTPLTSFKQKKVGGGSLKTNLGYGFYDLNVKSNFILNKNNRLYLSLYTGRDRLHINEHETSTSQMLDVSELDGNTETKTKMENQWGNITATARWNKIFSSKLFANTTIVFSRYHYNTAFKNNSVEEQLSDTLIESINYLNASSIRDLGLKIDFDYAMSSAWNTKFGGKVVTHHFVPGNLIMQYRSVSDPDDNFQYETEKSDDNVVELDGYFENHINPTGWLHLNAGMNVLLFSRKNNPYYSFQPRFSCDFRINTKSSVKASVSWMAQPIHLLVNNGTSFPVDIWVPSLREIRPASALTFDIGAHYNLGSSVLLSAALYYKKMEGVINYKNGESFFTLDNDWTSKVITGDGESHGAEWLLRKNEGKTTGWIGYTLSWATRRFSELNSGHTFPFRYDSRNRINVVAVHKLNKNIELSLTWTYSTGVPVTISSTLYKGQEIYERSPVSGALEEFGFSSNQVYSPQSITYYSGINQARLPDYHRLDLGINLIKQKKRGERIWNFSIYNAYGRNNPFVIYTKKEEGKLKFKNFSIFRFMPSISYRFKFKSF, encoded by the coding sequence ATGAGGGAAGTATTGAGTGTTTTAGCCTTAGTGATGGTATGTATTTACTCGCATGGACAAAATGTTCAGGTTGGTGGTACTGTCGTAGACATAGAGACTGGAGAAACATTAATTCATGCACATGTTTACAACCTGCACACAGGTATAGGTGTAATTAGCAATGACTATGGTTTTTTTAGTATTCCTGTCAGTGCAAATGATTCCGTGGTACTGGAAATCTCATATGTTGGCTACGAAAAGAAGATTGTTCGCAAAAAAGCTGAGTCCGACTTGCGACTTACGATAGCTCTCAAAACCGATAACGAATTGCATTCAATTGTTGTCAAGGGCAGATCGGAGAATGTCAATAGTCAGGGTTCTCCAGATCGAATTGCGCTTATCGGCAGTCAGTTAGAAAAGATTCCGGGACTATTGGGCGAACGGGATATCATTAAAAGTTTACAACTTTTGCCCGGGATTCAGATGGGCAAGGAAGGGAGTTCTGGTTTATACGTTCGAGGAGGAGATGCCAGTCAAAACCTAATCCTGCTTGATGGAGTTCCTGTTTACAATATCAATCACTTGTTCGGTTTCTTTTCTGTTTTCACGCCCGAAGCTGTAAAAAGTGTTGATGTTTATAAAGGTGGCTTTCCTGCTCGTTACGAGGGGCGACTGTCTTCGGTCATCGATGTACGCTTGAAAGAAGGTAATTTATACAAAAAGAACCTGGACATTTCTGTGGGGACGATTTCATCCAAAGTGGTTTATGAAAGCCCTATAAAAAAAGGGAAATCTTCGTTTTTAGTTGCTGCAAGAAGAACTTATGCCGATTTGTTTTACACACCTCTCACGTCTTTTAAACAGAAAAAAGTAGGAGGTGGATCTCTGAAAACGAATTTAGGATATGGTTTTTATGATCTGAATGTAAAATCTAATTTCATACTTAATAAAAATAACCGTTTGTATTTAAGCTTGTACACGGGCAGGGACCGACTTCATATCAACGAACATGAGACAAGTACCAGCCAAATGTTGGATGTCTCTGAATTAGACGGCAATACTGAAACAAAGACTAAGATGGAAAACCAATGGGGAAACATCACTGCCACTGCGAGATGGAACAAAATATTTAGCTCGAAGTTATTCGCAAATACCACGATTGTTTTCTCTCGCTACCATTATAATACCGCGTTTAAAAATAATTCAGTTGAAGAACAGTTAAGCGATACGCTAATCGAATCAATCAACTATTTGAATGCCTCGAGTATTCGTGATTTAGGACTAAAGATCGACTTTGATTATGCCATGTCTTCTGCTTGGAACACGAAGTTTGGAGGGAAAGTGGTTACCCATCATTTTGTACCCGGTAACTTAATTATGCAGTATCGATCAGTGTCAGATCCGGATGATAATTTTCAATATGAAACGGAAAAGTCGGATGACAATGTTGTTGAGTTAGATGGGTATTTCGAAAATCACATTAATCCAACCGGGTGGCTCCATTTGAATGCTGGCATGAATGTCTTATTATTTTCAAGAAAGAACAATCCCTACTACTCGTTTCAGCCCCGCTTTTCATGTGATTTCAGAATTAACACTAAATCATCTGTAAAAGCATCAGTTTCATGGATGGCTCAACCCATTCATCTTTTGGTGAATAACGGGACTTCATTTCCGGTTGATATTTGGGTGCCATCGTTAAGGGAAATCAGGCCAGCTTCTGCTTTGACCTTCGATATAGGAGCTCACTATAATTTAGGATCATCGGTTTTACTGTCAGCGGCCTTGTACTATAAGAAAATGGAGGGGGTCATAAATTATAAAAACGGGGAGTCGTTTTTTACCTTGGATAATGATTGGACAAGCAAAGTAATTACTGGAGATGGCGAAAGTCATGGCGCGGAATGGCTATTACGAAAAAACGAAGGTAAAACCACGGGGTGGATTGGGTACACGCTCTCGTGGGCAACCCGCAGATTTTCCGAGTTGAATAGCGGACACACGTTTCCTTTTCGGTATGATAGCAGGAACAGAATCAATGTTGTAGCAGTGCATAAATTGAACAAAAACATTGAGTTATCATTGACTTGGACTTATAGCACCGGTGTTCCTGTGACGATCTCCTCAACATTATACAAAGGGCAGGAGATTTATGAACGCTCTCCTGTTTCCGGAGCTTTGGAAGAGTTCGGTTTTTCCAGCAATCAAGTTTATTCGCCGCAATCGATTACCTACTACAGTGGAATTAATCAGGCAAGACTTCCTGATTATCATCGGCTGGATTTGGGGATCAATTTAATTAAGCAGAAAAAAAGAGGAGAGAGAATCTGGAATTTTTCCATTTATAATGCCTACGGTAGAAATAATCCGTTTGTAATTTATACCAAAAAAGAAGAAGGAAAATTAAAGTTTAAAAATTTTTCCATATTCCGTTTTATGCCCTCCATAAGTTACCGGTTCAAATTCAAAAGCTTTTAA
- a CDS encoding IS110 family transposase, which translates to MYKSKHFIGVDISKETFDVWDLSTGHHCYSNDSKGFRLFYKLMKSNTHCVMESTGSYYQQLAVFLYQKGIEVSVVNPLTIKRFIQMKLQQNKTDKSDARMIALFAQEQPLKQWIPEPEYIEKSKQLQKVVVLYLKQNTALKNHIQGLESRGVKTGRIITSLKRQLRHVKDEIVLLEQEIEVLIKQYDGDLLSNITSIPGVGEKTAVYLIIMSNGFRNFDNYRQVSAFFGLAPTEHTSGTSINGQSRISKRGNPNMRNHLFMCSFTASKCNPQCHALYQRIVNKGKSKKLALIAVCNKLVKQAFAIAKSGIPYDPAYRSTIIGQ; encoded by the coding sequence ATGTATAAAAGTAAACATTTTATTGGAGTTGACATCTCAAAAGAGACATTCGATGTATGGGATTTATCAACAGGGCATCATTGTTACAGTAATGATTCAAAGGGTTTTCGCTTGTTTTACAAATTAATGAAGTCCAACACTCATTGCGTGATGGAATCAACCGGAAGTTATTACCAACAGCTTGCCGTTTTCCTCTACCAAAAAGGGATTGAAGTTTCTGTGGTAAATCCTTTAACCATTAAACGTTTTATTCAGATGAAGCTGCAGCAGAATAAAACCGATAAGAGTGATGCTCGAATGATTGCATTGTTTGCACAGGAACAGCCACTTAAACAATGGATTCCGGAACCTGAATACATCGAAAAGAGTAAGCAGCTTCAGAAAGTTGTAGTGTTATATTTAAAGCAGAATACAGCCTTAAAGAACCATATCCAGGGACTGGAAAGCAGGGGTGTTAAAACGGGCAGGATTATCACTTCATTGAAACGTCAGCTACGTCATGTTAAGGATGAGATTGTCCTTTTGGAACAGGAGATTGAAGTGCTTATAAAACAATACGATGGTGATTTATTGAGCAATATAACTTCTATTCCCGGAGTGGGAGAAAAGACTGCGGTTTACCTGATAATTATGAGTAATGGCTTTCGGAACTTCGATAACTACCGTCAGGTATCCGCATTCTTTGGACTGGCTCCTACGGAACATACTTCAGGTACAAGTATAAACGGGCAGTCCCGAATCAGTAAACGGGGCAATCCGAATATGCGCAACCATTTGTTTATGTGCAGTTTTACAGCCAGTAAATGCAATCCTCAGTGCCATGCATTGTATCAACGAATTGTAAACAAAGGAAAGTCAAAAAAGCTAGCTTTAATTGCTGTATGCAACAAATTGGTCAAACAAGCTTTTGCCATTGCCAAATCAGGGATACCATACGATCCGGCCTATCGAAGTACCATCATCGGTCAATAA
- a CDS encoding DUF4848 domain-containing protein, with amino-acid sequence MKKFNLFAMVAIVLTIFSACQKDELAVEQSETVAFTQEQSEVYEESGYLVFRTLEDFNRILLEIEKMEDTEKEEWENSLNFKSAETFRNETNDLADNIKTQDEKNSFVKKYSDFFRISEDLDIRYKFYATGLASVLNEDGIIKIENSLYKFSREKEYIILDGDQEQLSKFKDNSLKSAQVDDDNVIVFESFSRNKRLKSTAIVEGGTQTVGKRRLNYSLEEVVFSTIVNFDPFKGLTKN; translated from the coding sequence ATGAAAAAGTTTAATCTTTTTGCCATGGTGGCAATCGTGTTAACAATTTTTAGTGCTTGTCAGAAGGACGAGCTCGCAGTAGAGCAATCTGAAACTGTTGCCTTTACTCAGGAACAGTCTGAAGTGTATGAGGAGAGTGGATATTTGGTATTTAGAACACTTGAGGATTTTAATCGGATACTATTGGAAATAGAAAAAATGGAAGACACCGAAAAGGAAGAATGGGAGAATAGTCTCAATTTTAAGTCTGCGGAGACTTTCAGGAATGAAACCAATGACCTAGCTGATAATATTAAAACTCAAGATGAAAAAAATAGTTTTGTTAAAAAATATAGTGATTTTTTTAGAATTAGTGAAGATCTAGATATTCGCTATAAATTTTATGCAACTGGGCTGGCGAGCGTATTAAATGAAGATGGAATTATCAAGATAGAAAATTCGCTTTATAAATTTTCCAGAGAAAAGGAATATATTATACTTGATGGAGACCAGGAACAGTTGAGTAAATTTAAAGATAATTCATTGAAATCAGCTCAGGTTGATGATGATAATGTTATTGTTTTTGAGTCGTTTAGTAGAAACAAAAGACTCAAGTCGACAGCTATTGTTGAGGGTGGCACTCAAACTGTAGGAAAAAGAAGATTGAATTATTCTCTGGAAGAAGTTGTTTTTAGTACGATTGTGAATTTTGATCCTTTTAAAGGACTAACAAAGAACTGA
- a CDS encoding acetate uptake transporter, whose translation MNNIKLGNPAVVGLAGFGMTTLLLQFHNLGWCGLGPVISMGFIFGGLAQLIAGFMEQKTGNNFGFAAFSSYGAFWIGLGIIWVLNSLGVYESSHTDVGLFLVGWTLLTAIFWIGSMFIHQAMFITFTTLLLGFIFLDLGHFGPHIMNTVAAIVLIVCALSAWYMMAAIILNDLAGREILKYGKPLLKGK comes from the coding sequence ATGAACAACATTAAATTAGGAAATCCTGCGGTGGTAGGATTAGCGGGGTTTGGCATGACGACTCTTTTACTTCAATTTCATAACCTGGGCTGGTGCGGCTTGGGACCGGTTATCTCCATGGGTTTTATTTTTGGAGGACTAGCCCAGTTAATCGCCGGATTTATGGAACAAAAAACGGGTAATAACTTTGGATTTGCTGCTTTTTCAAGCTACGGTGCATTCTGGATTGGACTGGGAATTATCTGGGTGTTAAACAGCCTGGGCGTGTACGAATCGTCACATACCGATGTGGGCCTTTTTCTGGTTGGGTGGACTTTGTTGACCGCCATTTTTTGGATCGGCTCCATGTTTATTCATCAAGCTATGTTCATCACCTTCACCACTTTGTTGCTGGGTTTTATCTTTCTGGACCTGGGACACTTTGGACCTCACATAATGAACACAGTGGCTGCAATCGTGTTGATCGTTTGTGCTTTGTCAGCCTGGTATATGATGGCTGCAATAATTCTAAACGATTTGGCCGGACGTGAAATTCTGAAGTATGGAAAGCCTTTGCTGAAAGGGAAATAA
- a CDS encoding SGNH/GDSL hydrolase family protein produces MGNLKNLFYLISFLFFAVNTSCTTQQADLKLNYSNPQIRYEGRIDTSNVEGAELYWSGTSVKINFEGESISALMSDENGTNDFNIQLDEDSTVLLQLDTVKRYYTLASGLAPGKHTLKLFKRTEWDRGTTTFYGFKIEGNAQVLPKSPAKKRKIEFYGNSITAGYAVEDTTGKDRPSGTFTNNYLSYAAITARHFDARYHCICKSGIGIMISWFPSIMSDIYDRLNPADSASQWDFSSYTPDLVVINLFQNDSWLVNRPERDEFKANFGSNAPNDEYIIQAYQSFVAGIRDQYPQASIICMLGNMDATRTDSQWPGYIEQAVFNLDDPKIYSFFMPFKETPGHPSIEEQQAMANRLIRFIDEHIEW; encoded by the coding sequence ATGGGCAATCTAAAAAATCTCTTTTATCTGATCTCTTTTTTGTTTTTTGCAGTCAACACTAGTTGTACTACCCAGCAGGCTGATCTGAAACTAAACTATTCGAACCCGCAAATTAGGTATGAAGGGCGAATAGATACGAGCAATGTGGAAGGAGCTGAATTATATTGGTCCGGCACCTCGGTTAAAATCAATTTTGAAGGGGAATCGATCTCGGCTCTGATGAGTGATGAAAATGGCACCAACGATTTCAATATTCAGCTAGATGAGGATAGCACGGTTTTGCTGCAATTGGATACGGTGAAAAGATATTACACGCTGGCTTCGGGGCTGGCTCCCGGGAAACATACCCTGAAATTGTTCAAACGGACGGAGTGGGACCGTGGTACAACCACTTTTTATGGTTTCAAAATAGAAGGTAATGCTCAAGTGCTGCCCAAGTCGCCAGCTAAAAAACGAAAAATCGAATTTTATGGCAACTCCATCACAGCCGGGTATGCCGTGGAAGATACCACAGGGAAAGACCGTCCAAGCGGAACCTTTACAAACAACTATCTGAGTTACGCGGCAATCACAGCCCGACACTTCGATGCCCGATACCACTGCATTTGTAAGAGCGGAATAGGTATCATGATTAGCTGGTTTCCCTCCATCATGTCCGATATTTATGATCGTCTTAATCCAGCTGATTCTGCCAGTCAGTGGGATTTCTCCAGTTATACGCCCGACTTGGTCGTGATTAATCTTTTTCAGAATGATTCTTGGTTAGTTAACCGTCCGGAGCGTGATGAGTTTAAAGCCAATTTTGGGAGCAATGCACCGAACGATGAATACATCATTCAGGCGTATCAGAGCTTTGTGGCCGGCATTCGTGATCAATATCCGCAAGCCAGTATTATTTGCATGCTGGGGAATATGGATGCCACAAGAACAGACTCGCAATGGCCGGGTTACATTGAACAGGCCGTTTTCAATTTAGACGATCCGAAAATTTATTCGTTTTTCATGCCGTTTAAGGAAACACCCGGACATCCCAGTATCGAGGAACAGCAGGCCATGGCCAATAGGCTGATTCGCTTTATCGATGAACATATTGAATGGTAG
- a CDS encoding DUF5995 family protein: MNNKLPDTIDEVIDTLEHIIQECIQNNDPSGYFAALYQKVTIKVKEGIENNYFDDGERMEQLDVLFANRYIEAWVAYKSKSPMTLSWQKAFDLSTNYWPIVLQHLLMGMNAHINLDLGIAAAEVSREKMIADLQDDFNRINEILSSLVHDVQDDLSAVWPALKFILKWTGKVDDYLVDFSMKLARDGAWKFGNKFFSTTSSDVAACLKDRDLRVADKTSVILQPGLIASAVLAIVRLTERGTVSEKIGKLKRTS; encoded by the coding sequence ATGAATAATAAGCTACCCGATACCATTGATGAAGTTATTGACACACTGGAGCATATTATTCAGGAATGCATACAAAACAATGACCCTTCCGGATACTTCGCGGCACTCTACCAAAAAGTAACGATCAAGGTAAAAGAAGGAATTGAGAACAATTATTTTGATGATGGCGAACGCATGGAGCAACTCGATGTGCTGTTTGCCAATCGGTACATTGAAGCGTGGGTGGCTTATAAAAGCAAGAGCCCAATGACACTCTCCTGGCAAAAGGCATTCGACTTGTCAACGAATTACTGGCCTATTGTGTTGCAGCATTTGCTAATGGGAATGAATGCACATATCAATCTTGATTTGGGGATTGCTGCCGCGGAGGTTTCAAGAGAAAAAATGATAGCAGATCTTCAGGATGATTTTAACCGGATTAATGAGATTTTATCATCCTTGGTTCACGATGTGCAGGATGATTTGTCCGCTGTTTGGCCGGCTTTGAAATTTATACTGAAATGGACGGGAAAGGTGGATGACTACCTGGTTGATTTTAGCATGAAATTGGCTCGCGATGGAGCCTGGAAGTTTGGCAACAAATTTTTCAGTACAACTAGTTCTGATGTTGCTGCTTGCCTGAAAGATCGTGATTTGCGGGTAGCCGATAAAACAAGTGTAATCCTTCAGCCGGGGTTGATTGCCAGTGCTGTTTTAGCCATCGTTCGGTTAACCGAGCGTGGAACCGTTTCAGAAAAAATAGGAAAACTCAAAAGAACGAGTTAA
- the ilvA gene encoding threonine ammonia-lyase: protein MTKSYFPSLQDINRAKLTLNEILTSTPLTENLNLSEQFGAKIFLKREDLQIVRSYKIRGAYNKIKSLSKEQLKNGVVCASAGNHAQGVAYSCQKLGINGKIYMPTTTPKQKIKQVKMFGKEFVEIVLIGDTYDDASSEGWKDCHENQKAYIHPFDDPLIIEGQATTAMEILQDSTLQIDYVFVPIGGGGLIAGVGSYFKQMHPSTKIIGVEPAGAPSMKESLKKGEVVTLEKIDKFVDGAAVQRVGDLPFEICKQVVDDIVLVPEGRICTKILELYNRDAIVVEPAGALSIAALDDYADQIKGKNVVCIVSGSNNDITRTEEIKERSLLFEGLKHYFIVRFPQRSGALRDFVEYVIGPNDDITHFEYTKKNSRERGPAFVGIELSNKNDFDGLVQRMAENGFVYEYVNEKPDLFQYLI, encoded by the coding sequence ATGACAAAATCATATTTTCCAAGTTTGCAGGATATTAATCGGGCAAAGTTGACTCTGAATGAAATATTAACTTCTACCCCGCTGACTGAGAATTTAAACCTTTCGGAGCAGTTTGGAGCTAAGATCTTTTTAAAACGAGAAGACCTGCAAATTGTACGGTCCTATAAAATACGTGGTGCTTACAACAAAATTAAGAGTCTAAGCAAAGAGCAGCTGAAGAATGGGGTTGTTTGTGCCAGTGCGGGTAATCATGCTCAGGGAGTGGCATATTCGTGTCAGAAGTTGGGGATTAACGGAAAAATTTATATGCCTACAACGACTCCCAAACAAAAGATCAAACAGGTAAAAATGTTTGGGAAAGAATTTGTCGAAATCGTATTGATTGGAGATACTTATGATGATGCCAGTAGCGAGGGCTGGAAAGATTGTCACGAAAACCAGAAGGCCTATATTCATCCGTTTGACGATCCGTTGATTATTGAAGGACAGGCGACAACGGCTATGGAGATTTTACAGGATTCAACCCTTCAGATTGATTATGTGTTTGTTCCCATTGGTGGCGGCGGATTAATTGCCGGAGTGGGAAGCTACTTTAAACAAATGCATCCGAGCACCAAAATTATTGGCGTTGAACCGGCTGGTGCTCCTTCTATGAAAGAATCATTGAAAAAGGGAGAAGTCGTAACTCTGGAGAAAATTGATAAGTTTGTTGATGGAGCGGCTGTTCAGCGTGTTGGTGATCTGCCGTTTGAAATTTGCAAACAGGTGGTCGATGATATTGTGTTGGTTCCCGAAGGTCGTATTTGCACCAAAATATTGGAGCTTTACAACCGCGATGCCATTGTGGTTGAGCCGGCCGGAGCACTTTCTATTGCCGCCTTGGATGATTATGCTGATCAGATCAAAGGGAAAAATGTGGTTTGCATTGTTTCAGGAAGTAATAACGACATCACGCGGACCGAAGAAATTAAGGAGCGATCGCTGTTATTTGAAGGGCTGAAGCATTATTTTATCGTCCGTTTTCCTCAGCGTTCGGGCGCGTTGCGCGACTTTGTTGAATATGTTATTGGTCCAAATGACGACATCACTCATTTCGAATACACCAAAAAGAATAGCCGCGAGCGCGGGCCTGCTTTTGTTGGAATTGAACTAAGCAACAAAAATGATTTTGATGGTCTGGTGCAACGAATGGCCGAAAATGGGTTTGTCTACGAATACGTAAATGAAAAACCTGATCTGTTCCAATACCTAATTTGA